A window of the Nisaea acidiphila genome harbors these coding sequences:
- a CDS encoding tartrate dehydrogenase, with the protein MKQFKVAAVPGDGIGPEVIDAGVEVLQAVAATEPGFALDFEHFPWGGDYYRAHGEMMPEDGVDTLRAFDAILFGSAGDPKIPDHVTLWGLRLKICQTLDQYANVRPARLLPGITGPLANVGSEELDWVIVRENSEGEYAGAGGRVHVGLPEEVGLDVAIFTRPGVERIQRFAFELARSRPRKKLTLVTKSNAQRHGMVFWDSIFERIRGDYPDVETDKMLVDAMTTRMVLDPKSLDTIVATNLHADVLSDLAAALTGSLGIAPTGNLRPERDMPSMFEPIHGSAFDITGKGVANPIGTFWSSAMLLDHLGERAAAGRLMAAIERVTAEGNVLPRDLGGKATTREVTDAVLSSLSRGNA; encoded by the coding sequence ATGAAGCAATTCAAAGTTGCCGCCGTCCCCGGCGACGGAATCGGCCCGGAAGTAATCGATGCAGGCGTGGAGGTTCTCCAGGCTGTGGCTGCGACGGAACCCGGCTTCGCTCTAGATTTCGAGCATTTCCCTTGGGGTGGCGACTATTACCGTGCGCACGGGGAAATGATGCCCGAGGACGGTGTCGACACCCTGCGTGCGTTCGACGCCATCCTTTTCGGATCGGCCGGCGACCCGAAGATTCCGGACCACGTCACGCTTTGGGGCCTGCGCCTGAAGATCTGCCAGACCTTGGACCAATATGCGAACGTCCGCCCTGCCCGGCTGCTCCCGGGAATTACCGGCCCGCTCGCGAATGTCGGATCGGAAGAGCTGGACTGGGTCATCGTGCGGGAGAATTCCGAGGGTGAATATGCCGGCGCCGGCGGCCGGGTCCATGTCGGATTGCCGGAGGAAGTCGGTCTCGACGTCGCCATATTTACCCGCCCCGGCGTGGAGCGAATCCAGCGCTTCGCTTTCGAACTCGCACGTTCCAGACCCCGCAAGAAACTCACGCTGGTCACGAAATCCAATGCCCAGCGACACGGCATGGTGTTCTGGGACAGCATCTTCGAACGGATTCGCGGCGACTATCCGGATGTCGAGACCGATAAGATGCTGGTCGACGCGATGACCACGCGCATGGTGCTGGATCCCAAGAGCCTCGACACCATCGTCGCGACCAATCTGCATGCGGATGTACTCTCCGATCTCGCCGCAGCCCTGACCGGCTCGCTCGGAATTGCGCCGACCGGCAACCTCCGGCCGGAACGCGACATGCCGTCAATGTTCGAGCCGATCCACGGTTCGGCCTTCGACATTACCGGCAAGGGCGTTGCCAATCCGATCGGCACGTTCTGGAGCAGCGCCATGTTGCTCGACCATCTCGGGGAACGGGCTGCAGCCGGCAGATTGATGGCCGCGATTGAACGTGTGACTGCCGAAGGCAACGTACTTCCGCGCGATCTCGGCGGGAAGGCCACGACTCGCGAGGTGACCGACGCGGTGCTTTCGTCGCTCTCGCGAGGAAACGCCTGA
- a CDS encoding TylF/MycF family methyltransferase encodes MSGQSIGPRYNIEFPLADGRRLIKDQDGRSRVTMPVSFDADGLRTEHSSSFLSSEKFREAYSAGANTGHRICPPEHLHIEWRVYICCWAATQALSLAGDFVECGVSTGITSRAVAEYCDFGTAEKTFYLFDTFAGVPLDQAADDEVALSESKNQRHYFDSYSLVLESFKDFPNVEVVKGKVPESLETVPFGAVAFLHVDMNIAYPEVAALEHFWPLLSPGAPVVLDDYGSQAHVSQKSAIDDWATRSGANILLLPTGQGLIIR; translated from the coding sequence GTGTCGGGTCAAAGTATCGGTCCTCGATACAATATCGAGTTTCCGTTGGCGGATGGACGCCGCCTCATCAAGGATCAGGACGGCAGGTCACGAGTAACGATGCCTGTGTCCTTCGATGCTGACGGACTGCGGACCGAGCATTCTTCGTCTTTCCTGTCGTCGGAAAAGTTCCGGGAAGCCTATTCGGCCGGGGCCAATACGGGGCATCGCATCTGTCCGCCGGAACACCTTCACATCGAATGGCGGGTCTATATCTGCTGCTGGGCTGCGACGCAGGCACTTAGCCTCGCGGGAGACTTTGTCGAATGTGGTGTGAGTACGGGAATCACGTCCCGGGCGGTTGCTGAATACTGCGATTTCGGTACGGCAGAGAAGACGTTCTACCTTTTCGATACATTCGCGGGCGTTCCCTTGGACCAGGCCGCTGACGATGAAGTCGCTTTGAGCGAAAGCAAAAACCAGCGGCATTATTTCGACAGTTACTCCTTGGTACTCGAGAGCTTCAAAGACTTCCCGAATGTCGAGGTCGTCAAAGGAAAGGTTCCCGAGAGCCTGGAAACCGTTCCTTTTGGCGCTGTGGCATTCCTTCATGTCGACATGAATATCGCATATCCCGAAGTCGCCGCTCTCGAGCATTTCTGGCCATTGCTATCGCCGGGCGCACCGGTCGTGCTGGACGATTACGGGTCGCAGGCTCACGTGTCGCAGAAGTCCGCGATCGACGACTGGGCGACCCGGAGCGGAGCAAACATTCTGCTCTTGCCGACAGGCCAAGGGCTGATCATCCGCTGA
- a CDS encoding sensor histidine kinase: MESPNTMDPAAYAELLQRKLDREIKAREEAEQVLETKSLELFHAREFAERNLRMLKETLSIMRDGFAILGMDCEMVFWNAAVLNHLEITPKTDIKDQSLTDLIKACEPVQVRGEHGDIINGDEGILQTILDQGVVELTMRDGRILVIKSEPLSSMGRPINIRDISSRRQLEQQLMVANKQEALGTLAGGIAHEINTPTQYISDNLRFLQDGFEDVLGAFDAVSEKIESVPEHTEALAGISDQFDIEFLREEVPRAIQQALEGTSQIASIVNAVRLYSHPSGEKREPANIVDLISSATVISRNEWKYVATLEFEPPNDIPLVPVRSDGIKQVLLNLIVNSAQAIAESRDQNAAIADRIRVEVGADEREVSIVIEDTGPGVPEELIDRIFDPFFTTKAPGKGTGQGLAICQRIIVEEHQGTFEYHQSELGGAGFRIALPLA; the protein is encoded by the coding sequence TACGCCGAACTGCTGCAGCGGAAACTGGATCGAGAAATCAAGGCGCGCGAAGAAGCCGAACAGGTTCTTGAAACGAAAAGCCTTGAGCTGTTCCACGCCCGCGAATTCGCCGAGCGTAATTTGCGCATGCTCAAGGAAACCCTCTCGATCATGAGGGACGGTTTCGCGATCCTCGGAATGGATTGCGAAATGGTGTTCTGGAACGCGGCCGTTCTCAATCATCTGGAGATCACGCCCAAAACGGACATCAAGGATCAGTCCTTGACCGACCTCATTAAAGCTTGCGAGCCAGTCCAGGTCCGCGGCGAACACGGCGATATTATAAACGGCGATGAGGGGATCCTGCAGACAATATTGGACCAGGGGGTCGTCGAATTGACGATGAGGGACGGCAGAATCCTTGTGATCAAATCGGAACCGCTTTCCTCTATGGGACGTCCGATCAATATCCGCGATATCTCTTCCCGCCGGCAACTAGAGCAGCAGTTGATGGTTGCTAACAAGCAGGAGGCCCTCGGCACGCTCGCCGGCGGTATCGCGCACGAAATCAACACGCCGACCCAATACATCTCGGACAATTTGCGGTTCCTCCAAGACGGGTTCGAGGATGTGCTCGGAGCCTTCGATGCCGTGTCCGAAAAAATCGAAAGCGTGCCTGAGCACACGGAAGCGCTCGCCGGTATTTCCGATCAGTTCGACATCGAATTTCTCCGCGAGGAGGTGCCGCGTGCGATTCAGCAGGCGCTCGAAGGAACCAGCCAGATCGCGAGCATTGTTAACGCTGTGCGTCTCTACAGCCATCCGAGCGGCGAAAAGCGGGAGCCCGCAAACATCGTCGACCTAATTTCAAGCGCCACGGTGATCTCCAGAAACGAGTGGAAATATGTGGCTACTCTCGAATTCGAGCCGCCGAACGACATCCCGCTTGTCCCGGTACGATCTGACGGCATCAAGCAAGTGCTGCTGAATCTGATCGTGAATTCCGCCCAAGCCATAGCGGAAAGCCGGGATCAGAACGCGGCCATAGCGGATCGCATCAGGGTTGAGGTCGGCGCTGACGAACGGGAAGTTTCGATCGTGATTGAAGACACTGGTCCCGGCGTTCCGGAGGAGCTAATCGATCGGATTTTTGATCCTTTCTTCACGACAAAGGCTCCCGGCAAGGGGACCGGGCAGGGCCTAGCGATTTGCCAGCGCATCATTGTCGAAGAGCACCAAGGCACCTTCGAATATCACCAGAGCGAGCTCGGCGGCGCCGGTTTCCGGATTGCTTTGCCTTTGGCCTGA